In Streptomyces longhuiensis, the following proteins share a genomic window:
- a CDS encoding SDR family NAD(P)-dependent oxidoreductase, which yields MGKLDGRVVVITGAARGQGEQEARLFAAEGAKVVLGDVLDDQGEALAKEMGGLYVHLDVSREDDWVAAVAAAKKAYGKIDGLVNNAGILRFNELVSTPLDEFQQIIQVNQVGAFLGIKTVAPEIEAAGGGTIVNTASYTGVTGMAYVGAYTATKHAIVGLTKVAALELAAKKIRVNAVCPGAIDTAMSNPSQLDPGADTEEASQALDELYRKLVPLGRVGQPEEVARLALFLTSQEDSAYITGQPFVIDGGWLAGVSVL from the coding sequence ATGGGCAAGCTGGACGGGCGCGTCGTCGTCATCACGGGCGCGGCGCGCGGGCAGGGCGAGCAGGAGGCGCGGCTGTTCGCCGCGGAGGGCGCCAAGGTGGTGCTCGGGGATGTCCTCGACGACCAGGGTGAGGCGCTCGCCAAGGAGATGGGCGGGCTCTACGTCCATCTGGACGTGAGCCGCGAGGACGACTGGGTGGCCGCCGTCGCCGCGGCGAAGAAGGCGTACGGGAAGATCGACGGGCTCGTGAACAACGCCGGGATCCTGCGGTTCAACGAGCTGGTCAGCACGCCCCTGGACGAGTTCCAGCAGATCATCCAGGTCAACCAGGTCGGTGCCTTCCTCGGGATCAAGACCGTCGCGCCCGAGATCGAGGCGGCCGGCGGGGGCACGATCGTGAACACGGCCTCCTACACGGGGGTGACGGGCATGGCGTACGTCGGCGCGTACACCGCCACCAAGCACGCGATCGTGGGGCTGACGAAGGTGGCGGCCCTTGAGCTGGCCGCCAAGAAGATCCGCGTGAACGCCGTCTGTCCCGGCGCCATCGACACCGCCATGAGTAATCCCTCGCAGCTGGACCCGGGCGCGGACACCGAGGAGGCCTCGCAGGCGCTCGACGAGCTGTACCGCAAGCTCGTGCCGCTGGGGCGGGTCGGGCAGCCCGAGGAGGTGGCGCGGCTCGCGCTGTTCCTGACCTCGCAGGAGGACTCCGCGTACATCACGGGCCAGCCGTTCGTCATCGACGGCGGGTGGCTGGCGGGCGTCAGCGTGTTGTGA
- a CDS encoding LLM class F420-dependent oxidoreductase, translating to MSGRAPGRLTYGIQLPVQSQSTIYAEGWEAGAGAADLAEIARTADRTGFDYVACCDHVAIPRRLADAMSTTWYDPVATLAYLAGITRNVRLMSHVAIVGLRHPLATAKQYATLDHLSGGRLILGVGAGHVQEEFEALGVDFARRGAVLDEAVDALKAALGPEEYPSFKGERYAFEGLGQRPRPAQSRVPVWVGGSSAPAVRRAAVKGDGWLPQGDSREQLPGQIAKVRRLREEAGIETPVTVGAIAEPLYVGVPAWHVGRRTLSGAPQALAESLRAYGAMGVDQIQVRFRSRSLGELTDQMAAFAADVAPHLND from the coding sequence GTGAGCGGCCGGGCGCCGGGGCGGCTGACCTACGGCATCCAGCTCCCGGTCCAGTCCCAGTCCACGATATACGCGGAGGGCTGGGAGGCCGGGGCCGGCGCCGCCGACCTCGCCGAGATCGCCCGCACCGCCGACCGCACCGGCTTCGACTACGTCGCCTGCTGCGACCACGTCGCCATCCCGCGCCGCCTCGCGGACGCGATGAGTACCACCTGGTACGACCCGGTGGCCACGCTCGCCTACCTCGCGGGCATCACGCGGAACGTGCGCCTCATGAGCCATGTCGCGATCGTCGGCCTGCGCCATCCGCTGGCCACCGCCAAGCAGTACGCCACCCTCGACCATCTCTCCGGGGGCCGGCTGATCCTCGGGGTCGGGGCAGGGCACGTACAGGAGGAGTTCGAGGCGCTCGGGGTCGACTTCGCGCGGCGCGGGGCCGTGCTCGACGAGGCCGTGGACGCGCTGAAGGCGGCGCTCGGGCCGGAGGAGTATCCGTCGTTCAAGGGGGAGCGGTACGCCTTCGAGGGGCTCGGGCAGCGGCCGCGTCCCGCGCAGAGCCGGGTCCCCGTGTGGGTGGGCGGTTCCTCGGCCCCGGCGGTGCGCCGCGCCGCCGTGAAGGGGGACGGATGGCTGCCGCAGGGGGACAGCCGTGAGCAGCTGCCCGGACAGATAGCCAAGGTGAGACGGCTGCGGGAGGAGGCCGGTATCGAGACTCCCGTCACCGTGGGCGCGATCGCCGAGCCCCTGTACGTGGGCGTACCCGCGTGGCACGTCGGGCGGCGCACCCTGTCCGGCGCCCCGCAGGCCCTCGCCGAGTCGCTGCGCGCGTACGGCGCGATGGGCGTGGACCAGATCCAGGTCCGGTTCCGCTCCCGGAGTCTCGGTGAACTCACCGACCAGATGGCGGCGTTCGCCGCCGACGTCGCTCCGCATTTGAACGACTAG
- a CDS encoding amidohydrolase family protein, with product METKETKESPRGFPRIISVDDHTVEPPGVWQDRLPAKFRDEGPRIVRAPLKEMTFLGGKFAPVMGAPGDEGPIGDWWVYEDLHRPLTRLDTAVGYDRDEIKLEVITYEQMRPGSYDVPARLADMDVNHVQSALCFPTFPRFCGQTFTEAKNRELGLLGVRAYNDWMVEEWCGPQAQGRLIPLTLVPLWDAELAAAEVRRNAARGVRAVAFSEIPPHLGLPSVHTDEWDPFLRACDETGTVIAMHIGSSSKMPSTSPDAPPAVGSTITFANCCFSMVDWLMSGKFERFPNLKIMYAEGQIGWIPYILERADVVWEENRGWGGVADKVRKRPSEYFTDHVYGCFFDDAFGLRNLDAIGVANVLYETDYPHSDSTWPKSKEVGEAQMGHLDADVVERIVRGNAIDLLGLTDDGLWAGQR from the coding sequence ATGGAGACCAAGGAGACCAAGGAGAGCCCGCGGGGCTTCCCCCGGATCATTTCGGTGGATGACCACACTGTGGAACCGCCCGGCGTCTGGCAGGACCGCCTCCCGGCCAAATTCCGGGACGAAGGTCCGCGCATCGTGCGCGCCCCCCTGAAGGAAATGACGTTCCTGGGCGGCAAGTTCGCGCCGGTCATGGGCGCGCCCGGGGACGAGGGGCCGATAGGCGACTGGTGGGTCTACGAGGACCTGCACCGGCCCCTCACCCGCCTCGACACCGCCGTCGGCTACGACCGTGACGAGATCAAGCTCGAGGTCATCACGTACGAGCAGATGCGTCCGGGCTCGTACGACGTGCCGGCCCGCCTCGCCGACATGGACGTCAACCACGTCCAGTCCGCGCTCTGCTTCCCCACCTTCCCGCGCTTTTGCGGACAGACGTTCACCGAGGCCAAGAACCGTGAACTCGGGCTGCTCGGCGTGCGCGCGTACAACGACTGGATGGTGGAGGAGTGGTGCGGGCCGCAGGCGCAGGGGCGGCTCATACCGCTCACCCTCGTCCCGCTGTGGGACGCCGAGCTCGCCGCGGCGGAGGTGCGACGCAACGCGGCCCGGGGCGTGCGGGCCGTCGCCTTCTCCGAGATACCGCCCCACCTGGGCCTGCCCTCCGTCCACACGGACGAGTGGGACCCCTTCCTGCGGGCCTGCGACGAGACCGGCACCGTCATCGCGATGCACATCGGGTCGTCCAGCAAGATGCCGTCGACCTCGCCCGACGCGCCGCCCGCCGTCGGCTCGACCATCACCTTCGCCAACTGCTGCTTCTCGATGGTCGACTGGCTGATGAGCGGCAAGTTCGAGCGCTTCCCGAACCTGAAGATCATGTATGCCGAGGGCCAGATCGGCTGGATCCCGTACATCCTGGAGCGCGCGGACGTCGTCTGGGAGGAGAACCGCGGCTGGGGCGGCGTCGCCGACAAGGTCCGCAAGCGGCCCTCCGAGTACTTCACCGACCACGTCTACGGCTGCTTCTTCGACGACGCGTTCGGGCTCAGGAACCTCGACGCGATCGGCGTCGCGAACGTGCTCTACGAGACGGACTACCCGCACTCCGACTCCACCTGGCCGAAGTCCAAGGAGGTCGGCGAGGCGCAGATGGGGCACCTGGACGCGGACGTCGTCGAGCGCATCGTGCGCGGCAACGCCATCGACCTGCTGGGGCTGACCGACGACGGACTCTGGGCGGGGCAGCGGTGA
- a CDS encoding AfsR/SARP family transcriptional regulator, translated as MDGVPRVPEQRYAGTSKSTGSAELPEATEVPAGLRFSVLGPVRAWRGDELLTTGSPQQRALLAALLLREGRTATAAELIDALWGDEPPSQALAAVRTYASRLRKILDPGVLVSESGGYAIRFVSGDALDLAAAEALRSDAEKARGAGDLCKARELVNRALALWDGEPLANIPGPYAETQRARLEEWRLGLLESRLDMDLEQGCHADAVSELTALTAAHPLRERLRELLMLALYRSGRQAEALAVYADTRRLLADELGVDPRHGLAELQQRILQADPALAEPSTPATEPSAAPLRPAQLPATVPDFTGRASFVTELRDILASASSPDGEGQVMAVSAVAGIGGVGKTTLAVHVAHAARPSFPDGQLYVDLQGAGPRAAEPETVLGSFLRALGTADSAIPDSLEERSALYRSTLDGRRVLILLDNARDAAQVRPLLPGTEGCAALITGRVRMVDLVGAHLVDLDVMSPEEALQLFTKIVGAERVASEREAALDVVAACGFLPLAIRIAASRLAARRTWTVSVLAAKLADERRRLDELQAGDLAVKATFELGYGQLEPAQARAFRLLGLADGPDISLAAAAAVLDLPVEPTEDLLESLVDTSLLESAAPGRYRYHDLVRLYARACAERDELPPEEREAAMSRLLDFYLATAARVYAIERPGDRTVDHLEATRHPGQEFTDDGKALDWLHAEAACILACVQQSLGAGTLRRAVDLLLASKDLAESGVSALRYEVVAMAARDAAAGVSEAHAEGRARTTLAQVLSRAGRFDEAGAEADQAIALGHRSGDPWTSGNAPNEQGIIAALRNEPTLSETHLLTAIESFRADGNRPGEASAVCNLSRVLVSMGRTTAAIELARQGVTIYDELGLTFRLANARYALGIALSNKGEQAEALEELTEALKVFVENRQRLWEGTTHYRLAQVHLSAHRPAQAAQHAEQALATGCIGGEWMRANVLTLLGRSLDTLAQVDRARACWREALAIHELSDAPEVVELRQLLTPVAAA; from the coding sequence ATGGACGGTGTACCGCGAGTACCGGAGCAGCGGTACGCCGGGACCTCCAAAAGCACCGGGAGCGCTGAGCTGCCCGAGGCCACGGAGGTCCCGGCGGGCCTGCGCTTCAGTGTGCTCGGCCCGGTGCGCGCCTGGCGCGGTGACGAGCTCCTGACGACGGGCTCCCCACAGCAGCGCGCCCTGCTCGCGGCGCTCCTGCTGCGCGAGGGACGCACCGCGACCGCCGCCGAGCTGATCGACGCCCTCTGGGGCGACGAACCCCCGTCGCAGGCCCTCGCCGCCGTCCGTACGTACGCCTCCCGGCTGCGCAAGATCCTCGACCCCGGCGTCCTCGTCAGCGAGTCCGGCGGCTACGCGATCCGCTTCGTGAGCGGCGACGCGCTCGACCTGGCCGCGGCGGAGGCGCTGCGCTCCGACGCGGAGAAGGCCCGGGGCGCCGGGGACCTGTGCAAGGCACGCGAGCTGGTCAACCGGGCACTGGCCCTGTGGGACGGCGAGCCGCTCGCCAACATCCCCGGCCCGTACGCCGAGACCCAGCGCGCCCGCCTGGAGGAATGGCGCCTCGGCCTGCTCGAATCCCGCCTCGACATGGACCTGGAGCAGGGCTGCCACGCGGACGCGGTCTCCGAACTCACCGCCCTCACCGCCGCGCACCCCCTGCGCGAACGCCTGCGCGAGCTCCTCATGCTGGCCCTCTACCGCTCCGGCCGCCAGGCCGAGGCCCTCGCCGTCTACGCCGACACGCGCCGCCTCCTCGCCGACGAACTCGGCGTCGACCCGCGCCACGGCCTCGCCGAACTCCAGCAGCGCATCCTCCAGGCGGACCCGGCCCTCGCGGAACCGTCCACGCCGGCCACGGAACCCTCTGCGGCCCCCCTCCGCCCCGCGCAACTCCCGGCGACGGTGCCGGACTTCACGGGCCGGGCCTCGTTCGTGACCGAACTTCGGGACATCCTGGCCTCCGCGTCGTCCCCCGACGGGGAGGGCCAGGTCATGGCCGTCTCCGCGGTCGCGGGGATCGGCGGCGTGGGCAAGACGACGCTCGCCGTCCACGTGGCCCACGCCGCCCGCCCGTCCTTCCCGGACGGCCAGCTCTACGTAGACCTCCAGGGCGCGGGCCCGCGCGCGGCGGAACCGGAGACGGTCCTCGGCTCGTTCCTGCGCGCACTCGGGACGGCCGACTCGGCGATCCCCGACTCCCTGGAAGAACGATCGGCGCTCTACCGTTCCACGCTCGACGGCCGCCGCGTCCTGATCCTCCTGGACAACGCCCGCGACGCCGCCCAGGTCCGCCCCCTGCTCCCCGGCACGGAGGGCTGCGCCGCGCTCATCACGGGCCGCGTCCGCATGGTCGACCTGGTCGGCGCGCATCTCGTGGACCTCGACGTGATGTCGCCGGAGGAAGCGCTCCAGCTCTTCACCAAGATCGTGGGCGCGGAACGGGTCGCCTCCGAGCGGGAGGCGGCCCTCGACGTGGTCGCCGCGTGCGGCTTCCTCCCTCTCGCCATCCGCATCGCGGCGTCGCGCCTGGCGGCGCGGCGCACGTGGACGGTCTCGGTCCTCGCGGCGAAGCTCGCCGACGAGCGCCGCCGCCTGGACGAACTCCAGGCGGGCGACCTCGCGGTCAAGGCGACGTTCGAACTGGGCTACGGCCAATTGGAGCCGGCCCAGGCCCGCGCCTTCCGCCTCCTGGGCCTCGCGGACGGCCCGGACATCTCCCTGGCAGCGGCGGCAGCGGTCCTGGACCTCCCGGTCGAGCCGACGGAGGACCTCCTGGAGTCCTTGGTCGACACGTCCCTCCTGGAGTCCGCGGCCCCCGGCCGCTACCGCTACCACGACTTGGTCCGCCTCTACGCGCGTGCGTGCGCGGAACGGGACGAGCTGCCTCCGGAGGAGCGAGAGGCGGCCATGTCCCGACTGCTGGACTTCTATCTGGCTACGGCGGCCAGGGTTTATGCGATTGAGCGGCCGGGGGATCGGACGGTGGATCACTTGGAAGCGACCCGCCACCCGGGCCAGGAATTCACGGACGACGGCAAGGCGCTGGACTGGCTTCACGCCGAGGCGGCTTGCATTCTGGCTTGCGTTCAGCAGTCGCTGGGGGCCGGCACACTGCGGCGGGCAGTCGATCTCCTGCTGGCTTCGAAAGACCTGGCCGAGTCCGGAGTCAGTGCACTGCGCTACGAAGTCGTTGCCATGGCTGCGCGAGACGCGGCGGCTGGCGTCAGCGAAGCGCACGCCGAGGGCCGAGCTCGTACGACGCTTGCACAAGTTCTCAGCAGGGCCGGAAGGTTCGACGAAGCCGGCGCGGAGGCCGACCAGGCCATAGCTCTTGGGCACAGGTCCGGCGACCCATGGACCAGCGGCAACGCCCCCAACGAACAGGGGATCATCGCTGCTCTCCGAAACGAGCCGACACTGAGCGAAACCCATTTGCTCACGGCGATCGAGTCGTTCCGGGCAGATGGGAATCGTCCCGGTGAGGCCAGCGCTGTCTGCAACCTCTCTCGGGTTCTTGTCTCCATGGGCCGCACAACAGCGGCCATCGAACTGGCTCGCCAAGGTGTGACCATCTACGACGAACTGGGGCTGACTTTTCGCCTCGCCAACGCCCGGTACGCCCTGGGAATCGCCCTGAGCAACAAGGGGGAGCAAGCCGAGGCACTGGAAGAACTCACCGAGGCGCTGAAGGTCTTCGTGGAGAACCGGCAGCGGCTGTGGGAAGGCACGACGCATTACCGCCTCGCCCAGGTACATCTCTCGGCCCATCGACCCGCGCAAGCCGCACAGCACGCGGAACAGGCCCTCGCTACCGGCTGCATAGGCGGCGAGTGGATGCGCGCCAACGTGCTGACGCTTCTTGGCCGTTCTCTCGACACCCTTGCCCAGGTCGACCGAGCGCGAGCCTGCTGGCGAGAGGCCTTGGCCATCCATGAGCTGTCGGACGCTCCCGAGGTCGTAGAGCTGCGTCAGCTTCTTACTCCGGTCGCCGCCGCCTGA
- a CDS encoding sigma-like protein, with protein MSDAKKKSEEITTQDSHMPAPPSDGKVTTQDSHMPAPPSDDAIVTLDSHMPAPPKDA; from the coding sequence ATGAGCGACGCCAAGAAGAAGAGCGAAGAGATCACCACTCAGGACAGCCACATGCCCGCGCCGCCGAGCGACGGCAAGGTGACCACCCAGGACAGCCACATGCCCGCGCCGCCGAGCGACGACGCGATAGTCACCCTGGACAGCCACATGCCGGCGCCGCCCAAGGACGCCTAA